In Aspergillus fumigatus Af293 chromosome 6, whole genome shotgun sequence, the genomic window CAATGGACCGACAGTACTCGGTTTATTAATCGAATCGAAGCACGAATAAGAGATAGTCAAATTCAGACCGGTGCCATTTCATGCAGAAGCACCCAAGATCCTTGCTGCTGATCTTGAATCTACGCAGGCCAGATAATACCCTCAACCCACCTTACTGTTGAGCACTCCGATGATTGATCTTGAGGGCATCGTACGTACCCCAATCGTCATGAGGTGTAGAGAAATTTTGTATGTATTAGGACAGCCATGTCCATATTTATTGGTTTTGAAAAGAGGAAATTCCGAGTTATTTTCTCACTACAGAATAATAAAAGAATGGAGAAAGCCCAAGACGCAAGGACGCATCCCCTGCTCAAAGATGATCTATCATACTCGACGCCCCCAAATCCCAACACCGACGGAGAAATAAAGAACCAGGCTTGGATCAtagacaaaaagaaaaaggctcTATACCCACACTCTCCCCCTTTGCCCTGATCGGTCGATCTTCTGTCACGTGATAATCACTGCATTCGCATTCTGAAGTACCTGATCGGCATATAAAGCTCGACATATCAGACTACAATACTTCCATAAGCATGTCCTATAGATTTATTTCTGTGACACAATTGGTGACACCCTAGAGTCCCCATCAGCACTCGCCCTCCCAGCATACCAGTGAAGATGGGTGTGACGGGGGTGgcaggaaggagaaagggtGTGTGGATCACCCAAGTGctgaaggaaaaagcaaagaaaacgAGTCACCAAAGGAGCGGCGTCACGGAGAACCCAATAGCGCAGCACAGATGCTCCACTATTCACCGTCGGAATCAATAGTCCAGCTGATGGAGATTGGGAGATCGTCCATTTGCATTCTATCTTGTTCTCCCTTTGCGGCCGAGAAAATTCCGGTCACCTTGAAATTTTCGGCTTGGGTCTGTGGGTCTTCTTCACTGTTGGGTAGAATATCAAGCGACATTTTCTCAGTGATGCGATGAGAGCtgctgtacggagtattggAGGGGTGTTAACGTATTGGCGGTTTTACTGAGAGAGCTTTGTGGTTTGGCATAAGTGCTGAAAGGTAATCTCTGTCACCAGGAATGTTTGGCCTCGGTCGTTCCCAAGAGTGTTTTGGATTGGGCTTTAgtataaaaaaaaattacaCAGTAGCAGGTATCATAGGCAATTCCTGGTATATACATGACTCTGAAAATTAACCTCCCGGTtacttcttcctcgagggACGAGCATTCTTCTCTCGTCTCTTCTGCTTCAATTTGCGCGCAATCCGGATATCGTCCGTACTCTTCAGCTCGCTCTTGCCACGTGGTGCAGCGCCGCCAGCCTTAGACATTGCTCGCTCCTTGGCGAGttcagccttcttcttcatcttctcgtaATCACCACGGAGAGGATCAGCCTTCTTGGGCGCCTGCTCCTTGCGATGCCTGAACCGCTTGCCTGAGATGGCTGCGTTGAGACCAGCAGCGAGATTAGCAGCTTCGGCCTCACCCACCCGAGGCAAGCGGCCGAGACgattttctctcttccaaGCGTCGAACCGTCCGCTCCGGAAGCTGGCTGCGATCTTCGCCCCGCTCTCACCGCGGACGAGGCGTGTGCCCTTGGAGCCGTCCTCGTCATTCTGTCGAGCCACGTACTTCTTGTGTCGCTTGTCCCAGCGCATCAGCGTACGAGCCTCGCCGAACCCGCGGCCTCCATCGTCGCCTGCCAGATCCATGGTCGCGCTGCGTGAGGCCTGGGCGAAGTTGGAGTTGGTACCGGAATGCACACCATAAGCTCGGTCCTCCGCCAGGGAGGTGTTATTCGGGGTATAGGACATGAAGTATTCAGGGTTCTGGAAAGATGCCGCGCTCGCTTTCTTCGCCTTGTTGTCCTTTGATTTTGAATATGACGAGAAGGTGACTTCCAGCTCTGAATCGGATGCCATCGACATGTTATCTGCCACGCCGGTGGGaacgtcgtcgtcctcatcagAAAATGCTCCCTCGCTCTCGGTTTCTTTGGCTTCGTTGACTGCCTTTCCGTCGTCGGGACCGTCTTCGAGGAACTCGGACTTTTCATTCGCTTGTGcacgcttcttcttggactctAGAGTGCTACGAACTCTCTTAATCGTATCGAGAGCGTCGACGTTCTCATGTTTGCCCATCCGCCGGTTGTTGACCTCAAAGATTGTCTCTGGCGGCCGGTAACCACCAATACGGGcgagcatcttctcccgCTCGGCCTCCAGATTACTAGTTTCATCTTGGAAGAGCGGGTGTACGCTTGTCCAATTGTCGGAAGAAACCACCTGTTTCGATCGCTTCGCACTCTCAAGAGATGCCGCGTTCCGGGTTCGCATATAGAGCTTCTCACCCTTAGCAGCGACCGTGCGTTGGGCTGCAAGGTCTGCATTATCGTCCAGGACCTTGGTTACCCACTCACAGCTTTGAGAGAGCCCATCCCTAGGTAGACTGCCCGTTACAACGTCTTCGGCGAAGTTCACTTGATCCCCGAATTCGCGGCCAACAACCAGCCTTCTTCCTAGGAATAGTTGCAAATCAAGTAAATAAGGAGCGTCTGCATCGCGGACCAGACTGTAACTCCAGCCCTTGCGCCCGGCACGAGCAGTTCGGCCGACACGGTGAACAAAAATCTTTGGCTGGGAGGGGAAATCGTAATTAATGACATTTGCCAGGATAGGAATATCAATACCTCTAGCCGCAACGTCGGTGACAACGAGGATATTGGTCATGCCCGTTCTAAAGTTTTGAACCTGGATCTTTCGGGCGGTTTGATCTAAAGAGCCGTAAACGTAGGAGACGGCGAATCCCGCCTCGCAGAGTAGTGAGTAAAGATAATCGACATGGTGCTTCGTCGCGGCAAAAACGATTGTCGAATGCTTGGTTGGAGACTCTCTCGTATTGACAGccttctccatttccgctctcttcctcttcttgttcttcaagttcttggcgcttgcatcttcttctttcctttgttgCGAAACCTCGGTTGGCCCAGTCGGCATCTTGATGACCTCATGAAGGATGTAGAGCAAGGCCCCTTCCTTCTCTGAGGATTTCACAGAGAAGAAAGCATTCTGAAGATCGGGCGAGATCTTGCTCTCGGTATCCAGACGGACTAGTGTAGGTTCCTGCAAGCCGGCGCGGGCAAACTCGACAAGGGACTTCGGAAGAGTGGCAGAGAACAGGAGAGTCTGCCGATTCGCAGGAAGACCGTGCAAAATCTCTGTTAGTTGCGCGGCGAAACCCATCTCAAACAGTCGATCAGCCTCGTCGAAAACGACATAGCGGATACTGGACAAGTCCAGGTTCATTTCCACCTTCAAATGCAGGAATCGACCAGGTGTTGCAATAATAATATCTGGATTGCCGGCGATCATCGCGAATTGCTCCTCCAGGCTGTCTCcaccaacaagaagaaccGACTTCAGGTCAGTGCCTCTACCCAGTTCCTTGACGACTTTCAATGTCTGCAGTGCCAGCTCTCTCGATGGGGACAAGACCAGACCGCGGGCTCCAACCTTGGTGCTATGGCTCTTCAATTTCTCGATCATTGGGATAACGAAAGCGGCCGTCTTTCCTGAACCAGTCCGTGCCATACCAACTACATCCTGGTCGTCCATAATAACGGGAATGGTCTTGCGCTGAATGGGAGTCGGTACCGAGAAGCCTTTCCGAGCGATTGCCTTTAACAGATTGGCACTCAAGCCCATGGCTTGGAAACCACCACCCTTCTTAACAGTGCGACCTTTGAGATTCGAGGCCTTGCGGTTGGCAGAAGTTTGCTGCTCGGCAATAAAAGCCTCGTCGTCATTGTCGTCTTCATTCACATCGCCGAGGAAGTCGAGCGCCTGCGAGGGAACCTTCTTCGGAGGTTGTCGTTTGGACTTGGCCGAGGGCTGTTCGTTGTCGGAGTCGCTGTCGTTCTGGAAGAGAGCGCCTGTGATGTCGAACTCATTTTCCGACACCGCTGGGGATGCCGCGCGGTGAGGCATCTTGGAACTCTGTTGCGCAGCTGGCGCAGGCCGCTCCAAACAAAATATGGGAAAGAAAAGTGGTTTGAGGTCGCCCGAGGGCGAGAGAAGATATTTTGAAGCTCAGGACAGCTCAGGCTTCGAATTCCATCAAGTTGCAAGACGCAAAATAGAACACAGAACCCTTTGCATCCAATTACTTTGCAAGGGCGAAATAGAAATCCAAATCGCCTGCCGTCTCCTTCCGACCAGAACAGATCCAGCCCTGTCGTGATGGTAAATctcactttttttttgttttaGCAGTGAAAATCCAAAGGCGGTGAGCTAACAAACTCTGTTCCCATTTTACGGCAATTCCTGTTTGGTGCAAACAGGACAAACATAGCATGCCCCGCGACGCGTCCAACACGTCCCGAAGAGGTAAAATAGCAGCCTTTTGTTTCTCATAGTGATAATTGACATCTTTCCCCTGGTGGGTATTCAGAGCGGATTTCTCGAGAATTACTACAAAATGGGTGAGTAAAGCTTCTGCTTAGCTTTTCCATGGTAAATCTTTGTTCGCATGGCCTGACTGACTCCTCTGCCAGACGGGGGTTACACTAATTATGGGAACACCTCATACGGAGGtggaggcggcggtggcTTCATGCCTGGAGAAATGAACAGTCCAGCCGGTGGAAAGGTGTTTTGCTCTCTGTCCTGCGTTGACAATTCCCCAGTTAAAACCTCAATGAACCTTGCCTCCCAGTTTGTATCAAACTAGGCGGCGAGCTCAGACCACACTGATCGCTTGATGAATATGGCCTTACTGACATACACAAACCCAGGGagacaacaacaacgccACCCTTCGTCCGATCACAGTCAAACAAGCCCTAGACGCCTCACAACCATACCCCGAAGC contains:
- a CDS encoding ATP-dependent RNA helicase DBP10, with amino-acid sequence MPHRAASPAVSENEFDITGALFQNDSDSDNEQPSAKSKRQPPKKVPSQALDFLGDVNEDDNDDEAFIAEQQTSANRKASNLKGRTVKKGGGFQAMGLSANLLKAIARKGFSVPTPIQRKTIPVIMDDQDVVGMARTGSGKTAAFVIPMIEKLKSHSTKVGARGLVLSPSRELALQTLKVVKELGRGTDLKSVLLVGGDSLEEQFAMIAGNPDIIIATPGRFLHLKVEMNLDLSSIRYVVFDEADRLFEMGFAAQLTEILHGLPANRQTLLFSATLPKSLVEFARAGLQEPTLVRLDTESKISPDLQNAFFSVKSSEKEGALLYILHEVIKMPTGPTEVSQQRKEEDASAKNLKNKKRKRAEMEKAVNTRESPTKHSTIVFAATKHHVDYLYSLLCEAGFAVSYVYGSLDQTARKIQVQNFRTGMTNILVVTDVAARGIDIPILANVINYDFPSQPKIFVHRVGRTARAGRKGWSYSLVRDADAPYLLDLQLFLGRRLVVGREFGDQVNFAEDVVTGSLPRDGLSQSCEWVTKVLDDNADLAAQRTVAAKGEKLYMRTRNAASLESAKRSKQVVSSDNWTSVHPLFQDETSNLEAEREKMLARIGGYRPPETIFEVNNRRMGKHENVDALDTIKRVRSTLESKKKRAQANEKSEFLEDGPDDGKAVNEAKETESEGAFSDEDDDVPTGVADNMSMASDSELEVTFSSYSKSKDNKAKKASAASFQNPEYFMSYTPNNTSLAEDRAYGVHSGTNSNFAQASRSATMDLAGDDGGRGFGEARTLMRWDKRHKKYVARQNDEDGSKGTRLVRGESGAKIAASFRSGRFDAWKRENRLGRLPRVGEAEAANLAAGLNAAISGKRFRHRKEQAPKKADPLRGDYEKMKKKAELAKERAMSKAGGAAPRGKSELKSTDDIRIARKLKQKRREKNARPSRKK